DNA from Xanthomonas hyacinthi:
AGGCGATGCTGTCGTCGGTATGCCCGGGCACCGCGATCACCTGTGCGGACAAAGCGCCGATCGTGAAGCGCTCGCCGTCGGCGAACAGGCGATCGAAGCCGCAGTGCGGGTCGCCGGCGTCCGCGGCCAGGCCGAACTGCGGCGCGAAGCGCGCGCGCACCTGGCGGATGCCGGCGCCGATGGCCAGCGTCGCCTGCGGCCAGCGCTGCTTGAACCACTGCGCCGCGGACACGTGGTCGGCGTGGGCGTGGGTTTCCAGGATCCAGCGCAGCTGCAGGCCGCGCGCGGACAGCAGCTCGGCCAGGCCCTGCACCGGCGCATCGCGCAGCGTGGCGGTGTCCGGCTCGAACTCCAGCACCGGATCGATCACCGCGGCAGCGCGACCGTCTTCGACCAGATAGCTCCAGGTGCCGGAACC
Protein-coding regions in this window:
- a CDS encoding MBL fold metallo-hydrolase encodes the protein MSQVPNVHPFHHAGSGTWSYLVEDGRAAAVIDPVLEFEPDTATLRDAPVQGLAELLSARGLQLRWILETHAHADHVSAAQWFKQRWPQATLAIGAGIRQVRARFAPQFGLAADAGDPHCGFDRLFADGERFTIGALSAQVIAVPGHTDDSIAYLIGDALFPGDSLFMPDSGTARCDFPGGDAAALFRSIHRLYALPESTRVFVCHDYGAGGRAVACETSIGAQRRGNIHVCDGVGEAAFVALRQARDATLAPPRLMQPSVRANIQAGRTDDLHAAPR